From Streptomyces sp. NBC_00237, a single genomic window includes:
- a CDS encoding M14 family zinc carboxypeptidase: MTVRIPRPVLVATAALAGAALIVPATGAQAAPGPKGDKKHERPDAERELRGPAARTGEGAAERALGDAGVRHGSRTDGFPRHTRLKEPAPNPADKSIKLGLTPYHAIAPKLNQLQKQSDRVSVELAGKSAGGHDLYLVTVTAPESRREAGRQEQMRELIENSPAKAAKDREIKADYKTPLFVNNNIHGNEWEGTDASLKLIGELASAKDAKTRKMLDENRLYFNVTANPDGRIAGTRANSNGFDINRDFITATQPEARAIRQIAIDKQPAVMLDMHGYVNGTLIEPTTPPHGENYEYDLFLKNSYANALGMEAAVNGLGYTPAKDGVDPAVIPFRDQKEGWDDWPPVFTPQYMPFQGAVATHTIEIPLQVNNEEYDSQPVAELRRRSAINTDIAGAAIKAAIDYTATRRTSVIADQIETFRRGATGAKQVPVSEETVPGVPGIGPEDVYTTEFPSAYVIPAGGDGQRSGVAAARLVDHLVANDVKVERALRSFRAGGKSYPAGSYVVDMKQPKRGVANVILADGRDISADVSVMYDISGWSLGLLWGASVDRVAKGAVEVPSRSVHAASATGYVAPRGDLQLRLDDPKEVAALNSLLADGVKVRRAADGTAVVPGSARWKAVRLADRFGVAFHATRAKGVSAIGRTRVAAAVSPGELFALREMGFDVTPVSTDVLNAGFDWKKADTLYVSADLEYGKLKAAAKAGLDAFLKEHGVVGLGDAGAQLNADAQLIAATAVQGNGDANGVVRVDNAAGSAVTGGAPSHTFVFSPMWFTGLGKGVRADQSYGKAGGNPLVSGHWRAGEDGKGGPKDAAGRAAVVSGTSATGAQVVLFGTQPLFRAHPKGEFAQVARALYVTAG, translated from the coding sequence ATGACCGTACGCATACCGAGACCCGTGCTCGTCGCCACCGCCGCCCTCGCCGGGGCCGCGCTCATCGTCCCCGCCACCGGAGCGCAGGCAGCCCCCGGACCCAAGGGGGACAAGAAGCACGAACGCCCCGACGCGGAAAGGGAGTTGAGGGGGCCTGCCGCGCGGACCGGGGAAGGTGCCGCCGAGCGGGCCCTCGGGGACGCGGGGGTGCGGCACGGGAGCCGGACCGACGGCTTCCCCCGGCACACCCGGCTCAAGGAGCCCGCGCCCAACCCGGCCGACAAGTCGATCAAGTTGGGGCTGACGCCGTACCACGCGATAGCGCCGAAGCTGAATCAGCTGCAGAAGCAGAGCGACCGTGTGAGCGTGGAGCTGGCCGGGAAGTCGGCGGGTGGGCACGACCTGTACCTGGTGACCGTCACCGCGCCGGAGAGCCGGCGGGAGGCCGGGCGGCAGGAGCAGATGCGGGAACTGATCGAGAACTCCCCGGCGAAGGCCGCCAAGGACCGTGAGATAAAGGCGGATTACAAGACGCCGCTGTTCGTCAACAACAACATTCACGGGAATGAGTGGGAGGGGACGGATGCGTCCCTGAAGCTCATAGGCGAGCTGGCGTCCGCGAAGGACGCCAAGACGCGGAAGATGCTCGATGAGAATCGGCTGTACTTCAACGTCACGGCGAATCCGGACGGTCGCATAGCCGGGACGCGGGCGAACTCCAACGGCTTCGACATCAACCGCGACTTCATCACCGCCACCCAGCCCGAGGCCCGCGCCATCAGGCAGATCGCCATCGACAAGCAGCCCGCCGTCATGCTCGACATGCACGGGTACGTCAACGGGACGCTGATCGAGCCGACGACCCCGCCGCACGGGGAGAATTACGAGTACGACCTCTTCCTGAAGAATTCCTACGCGAACGCGCTGGGAATGGAAGCCGCTGTGAACGGGCTCGGGTACACGCCTGCCAAGGACGGCGTCGACCCGGCCGTCATTCCCTTCCGGGACCAGAAGGAAGGGTGGGACGACTGGCCGCCCGTCTTCACCCCGCAGTACATGCCCTTCCAGGGTGCGGTCGCCACGCACACCATCGAAATCCCGTTGCAGGTCAACAACGAGGAGTACGACAGCCAGCCCGTGGCGGAGCTGCGGCGGCGGTCGGCGATCAATACGGACATCGCGGGTGCGGCCATCAAGGCGGCCATCGACTACACCGCCACGCGCCGGACGTCCGTCATCGCCGACCAGATCGAGACCTTCCGGCGGGGCGCGACCGGGGCCAAGCAGGTGCCCGTCTCCGAGGAGACCGTGCCCGGCGTTCCGGGGATCGGCCCGGAGGACGTGTACACGACCGAGTTCCCGAGCGCGTACGTCATTCCGGCGGGCGGCGACGGGCAGCGGTCGGGCGTGGCGGCGGCGCGGCTCGTCGACCACCTCGTGGCCAACGACGTGAAGGTCGAGCGGGCGCTGCGCAGCTTCCGTGCGGGCGGGAAGAGCTACCCCGCCGGGTCGTACGTCGTCGACATGAAGCAGCCCAAGCGCGGGGTCGCGAACGTGATCCTGGCGGACGGGCGGGACATCAGTGCCGACGTCTCCGTGATGTACGACATCTCCGGGTGGAGCCTCGGGCTGCTGTGGGGTGCGAGCGTGGACCGCGTCGCGAAGGGGGCCGTCGAGGTTCCGAGCCGCAGCGTGCACGCCGCTTCCGCGACCGGGTACGTCGCTCCGCGGGGGGACTTGCAGCTGCGGCTGGACGACCCCAAGGAGGTCGCCGCCCTCAACTCCCTGCTGGCCGACGGTGTGAAGGTGCGGCGGGCCGCCGACGGGACCGCCGTGGTTCCCGGGTCGGCGCGGTGGAAGGCCGTCCGGCTCGCGGACCGGTTCGGGGTCGCGTTCCACGCGACGCGCGCCAAGGGCGTCTCGGCGATCGGACGGACCCGGGTGGCGGCTGCCGTCTCGCCCGGTGAGCTGTTCGCACTGCGGGAGATGGGCTTCGACGTCACGCCCGTGTCGACCGACGTGCTGAACGCGGGATTCGACTGGAAGAAGGCCGACACGCTGTACGTGTCGGCGGATCTGGAGTACGGGAAGCTGAAGGCGGCGGCGAAGGCCGGGCTGGACGCCTTCCTGAAGGAGCACGGAGTGGTGGGACTCGGCGACGCGGGCGCGCAGTTGAACGCCGACGCCCAGCTGATCGCCGCCACGGCCGTGCAGGGCAACGGCGACGCCAACGGTGTCGTACGGGTCGACAACGCGGCGGGCAGCGCGGTGACGGGTGGGGCTCCCTCGCACACCTTCGTCTTCTCGCCGATGTGGTTCACCGGGCTCGGGAAGGGCGTTCGCGCCGATCAGTCGTACGGGAAGGCGGGCGGCAACCCGCTCGTCTCCGGGCACTGGCGTGCGGGCGAGGACGGCAAGGGCGGACCGAAGGACGCGGCGGGCCGGGCGGCCGTGGTCAGCGGGACGTCGGCAACGGGGGCGCAGGTCGTGCTGTTCGGCACGCAGCCGCTGTTCCGGGCGCACCCGAAGGGGGAGTTCGCGCAGGTGGCGCGGGCACTGTACGTGACGGCTGGGTGA
- a CDS encoding NADP-dependent oxidoreductase translates to MTNTLPATGHAWHLVRRPNGWPVPEDFALVESPVTAPAPGRVLVRNLYLSVDPYMRGRMNDVKSYIPPFQLGEPMTGGAVGEVIASGDDRFAVGDHVLHDLGWREYADLKADYATKVSAELAPLSTYLGVLGMPGLTAYAGLFEVASFKEGDTVFVSGAAGAVGSQVGQMAKLRGAKRVIGSAGSTDKIKLLTEEYGFDAAFNYKDAAPVAEQLREAAPEGIDVYFDNVGGEHLEAAISSLTVHGRATLCGAISGYNETEPVPGPRNMMAIIGKRLRLTGILVGDHAALQPEFVREVSAWIRSGELKYDETVVEGIEHNVDAFLGMLRGQNTGKMIVSLNK, encoded by the coding sequence ATGACGAACACTCTCCCCGCCACCGGCCACGCCTGGCACCTCGTACGCCGCCCGAACGGCTGGCCGGTGCCGGAGGACTTCGCCCTGGTCGAGTCCCCCGTCACCGCCCCGGCCCCCGGCCGCGTCCTGGTCCGGAACCTGTACCTCTCCGTCGACCCTTACATGCGCGGCCGCATGAACGACGTGAAGTCGTACATCCCGCCCTTCCAGCTCGGCGAGCCGATGACCGGCGGCGCGGTCGGCGAGGTCATCGCCTCGGGCGACGACCGCTTCGCCGTCGGCGACCACGTCCTGCACGACCTGGGCTGGCGCGAGTACGCGGACCTGAAGGCGGACTACGCCACCAAGGTCTCCGCCGAGCTCGCCCCCCTCTCCACGTACCTCGGCGTCCTCGGCATGCCGGGCCTCACCGCGTACGCGGGCCTCTTCGAGGTGGCCTCCTTCAAGGAGGGCGACACCGTCTTCGTGTCCGGCGCGGCCGGTGCGGTCGGCAGCCAGGTCGGCCAGATGGCCAAGCTGCGCGGCGCCAAGCGCGTGATCGGCTCCGCGGGCTCCACCGACAAGATCAAGCTCCTCACCGAGGAGTACGGCTTCGACGCGGCCTTCAACTACAAGGACGCGGCCCCCGTCGCCGAGCAGCTCCGCGAGGCCGCCCCCGAGGGCATCGACGTCTACTTCGACAACGTCGGCGGCGAGCACCTCGAAGCGGCCATCTCCTCCCTCACCGTGCACGGCCGCGCCACCCTCTGCGGCGCGATCTCCGGCTACAACGAGACCGAGCCGGTCCCCGGCCCGCGCAACATGATGGCCATCATCGGCAAGCGCCTGCGCCTGACGGGCATCCTGGTCGGCGACCACGCCGCGCTCCAGCCGGAATTCGTCCGCGAGGTCTCCGCCTGGATCCGGTCCGGCGAGCTCAAGTACGACGAGACGGTCGTCGAGGGCATCGAGCACAACGTGGACGCGTTCCTCGGCATGCTGCGCGGCCAGAACACCGGCAAGATGATCGTCAGCCTCAACAAGTAA
- a CDS encoding organic hydroperoxide resistance protein produces MSIQKIDVKYTAVATAENGRDGRVATDDGKLDVVVNPPKEMGGSGAGTNPEQLFAAGYSACFQGALGVVARKEKVDITGSTVTAKVGIGSTEAGGFGLEVAISATIPNVDEATAKSLVEKAHQVCPYSNATRGNIKVELSVA; encoded by the coding sequence ATGTCCATCCAGAAGATCGACGTCAAGTACACCGCTGTCGCCACCGCCGAGAACGGCCGTGACGGCCGGGTCGCCACCGACGACGGCAAGCTCGACGTGGTCGTCAACCCGCCGAAGGAGATGGGCGGCAGCGGCGCGGGCACCAACCCGGAGCAGCTCTTCGCCGCCGGTTACAGCGCCTGCTTCCAGGGTGCGCTCGGCGTTGTCGCCCGCAAGGAGAAGGTCGACATCACCGGCTCGACCGTCACCGCGAAGGTCGGCATCGGCTCGACCGAGGCGGGCGGCTTCGGCCTGGAGGTCGCGATCTCGGCCACCATCCCGAACGTGGACGAGGCCACCGCCAAGTCCCTGGTCGAGAAGGCCCACCAGGTCTGCCCGTACTCCAACGCCACCCGAGGCAACATCAAGGTCGAACTCTCCGTCGCCTGA